DNA sequence from the Oncorhynchus clarkii lewisi isolate Uvic-CL-2024 chromosome 24, UVic_Ocla_1.0, whole genome shotgun sequence genome:
CACCACCGAGGGAGGGGCCTCCACCTCTACCGCCACACGCCACCGCCGCAAAGGGTTCCCATCACCAACCTTcttacagtagagctcagtgttGTCTGAGCTGGTGCAGGACACCCAGCCCTTAGCCTTCTCTCTGGCCTCCTTCAGGAGCTCCTGCAGCCTGCTCTCTACGTAGCTCTGGTACAGGTTCTGCGGTCTGGTCTCTGAGTGTGTCTGGCAGGGTCTGGCCTCTGTCTGGTAGGACGCATcgtcctcctcctgctgtctaCAGAGCTCCTCTAAGGTGGGAGCGTGAAGGTCCGCCTCCGCGTACGAGTTCCTGGACTGAGTCACCATCTCGTGAGGAATCTGATTGGTCGGAGAAGAAAGATCCATCAGAGATCAGGTCGCTATGGATAAAAGCGTCTTCTAAAtgacaaaacatgtttttaaatggTTCGATAACACATAAAAGGCTGAAGGTATAATGCTTTATATCTTACCTGTCAGCAGGtatgagcctttataatgttTTATAATGAGGCTTAGAACATTTTATGACATCCAATGTATCTAAGGCATCTTAGTAACATTGTTGATTATTAATGAAGTATTCTATTCAGGTCTAAACCTCAAACAGTCGGTTGCACTCTATGATCATGTGGGCGAGTCCCTGCGTCGCGGAAAGGTTCTCATTCAGGTCCTTCTGGTCGGGCCGGCCTGTCGTGTACTTCCTCTGCATGGCCCTGAGGATCATGGGTAACAGTTATTAACACAGCAAAGGATCATGGGTAATGAGACAATTATGAACACAGCAGCAAGAGTCAATCAGCCGAGGTGCTCAATGAACACATTTacctcctccctcactcccactGAATACAGCTAGTTAACCTCCCTCCCAGCCCACTAGATAAACAGAGTCCCCCATGCAGCCGAGACACCCACTAAccatttctctcctgtcctccctccttcactgcctttctaaccctctctctcctaaccctctctgtctctcctaaccCTCTTGCtcatgtcctccctctctccttgccttcctaaccctctctctcttctaacccgctctctcctatcctccttcCTTCACTGccttcctaaccctctctccctcctctccctgccatcctctccctctctccctcctctccctgccttcctctccctctctccctcatctccctgccatcctctccctctctccctcctctccctgccatcctctccctctctccctcctctccctgccatcctctccctctctccctcctctccctgccatcctctccctctctccctcctctccctgccatcctctccctctctcctctccctgtcttcctaaccctctctccctcctctccatgccATCCTCTCCctgccatcctctccctctctccctgccatcctctccctctctccctcctctccctgccatcctctccctctctccctcctctcccactctccctcctctccatgccatcctctccctctctccctcctctccctcctctccctgccatcctctccctctctccatcctctccctgccaccctctccctctctcatcctctccctctctccctcctctccctgtcatcctctccctctctccctcctctccctgccatcctctctctctctcctctccctcctctccctgccatcctctccctctctccctcctctccctgccatcctctccctctcatcctctccctctctccctcctctccctgccatcctctccctcatctccctgccatcctctccctctctccatcctctctctcctctccctccctcctctccctgccatcctctccctctctccatcctctctctcctctccctcctctccctgccatcctctccctctctccatcctctctctcctctccctcctctccctgccatcctctccctctctccatcctctctctcctctccctcctctccctcctctccctgccatcctctccctctctccatcctctctctcctctccctcctctcccttctctccctgccatcctctccctctctccatcctctctctcctctccctcctctcccttctctccctgccatcctctccctctctccatcctctccctcctctcctctccctcctctccctgccatcctctccctctctccatcctctctctcctctccctcctctccctcctctccctgccatcctctccctctctccatcctctctctcctctccctcctctcccttctctccctgccatcctctccctctctccatcctctctatcctctccctcctctctgtcatctcaacatctctctctgcatgctgccCCTTTGATCCTGTAATCCTTAAAGAATCACTTCCACCAGTTAGTTAAATGAGAGGTTTCTGTTTGTACACAGCGTGATGTCATAAAACACAGTGTTTTAAAGAGTACCCTGGAGCTCCAGAACCTTCTTAATAAAAACCGCCCAGAACCAGATAGCCAGTCTACTGTAGCTGAACCCCTGATGCCCAAACCAGACTCCCACCTAGTTAACATCAGTCTTAACAGAGACCTAATTAGGAGGACATCATCACTGGGGAGTCTAATAGGAGGGCATACTGTATATAGGAAATACTAGACCAAGTGGGATGTAGTTATATTAGTGCATTATAGACACTGCTGAAGTAACAGTCCAGGGATCCTCATTTGGTTCTACTTTAGAGCTGATCAGGTGatgtacctgtgtgtttgtggtgtagTGTACCTGGGTGAGAGGTTGTCCTTCTTCAGGATGTTGAGGTGGAACAGGGACGGGGCCAAACACACAGCGATGTTCATGGGAGTCATCTGGTTCTCCTCCACAGAGGAAGTGACGTCAGACAGGAAGCAGAGCAACATCTGAAGCACCTCCCTGTTCTCGTCTGACATCAGCATGATGGCCGCCTGCACAGCCTGCAACCGCTGGTCCTTAGGAAcatctggagggaggagagggaggaagggttgAACTATTCTACCATGGGCAATGGAGAGAGACATTAGtatgatctgtctgtctgtctgtctgtctgtctgtctgtctgtctgtctgtctgtctgtctgtctgtctgtctgtctgtctgtctgtctgtctgtctgtctgtctgtctgtctgtctgtctgtctgtctgtctgtctgtttacctATTCTTGTGGGTACTGGAAATCCCCGCAAccaaaatttgaccaactggggacattgtgttggtccccacaaggtgaaatgctatttctagggggtttagggttaaggttagaattagtatTTGAATTATgttatgggttagagttaggagctagggttagggttagatttttgggttaaggatagggttaggggaaggggaagagtacgggttagggttaggtttaggattagggaaaatttgattttgaatgggactgaattgtgtgtctcAAAAacgttagctgtacaagactgagtttgtgtgtgcatgtgtgttagcatgtgtgtatgtgcctgtgtgtatcaGTCCTTACACTGGTAGATGTGTAGGAAGGTCTCTCCCAGCTTGCTGGTCAGTAGAGGTTCAGGCAGGTCTCTGAAGAACTGTTTAACCATGTCTGCTACGTCGTACGCTGACTGGTCCTCGTAGCTGACATCATCCGGAGACGACTCATTCATCTGCCTCAGCGCCTGGATACGAGACTTCACACCAGACTTACGGAACAGACCCACCTACAGACGGAGTAGAGCAGAacgttcagacagacagacagacctggtcTAGACACTGACAGACTGACCggttctacagagagagagactgacagtctGCTGTAACAGtttaacagagagagactgacagtctGCTATAGAACAGTTTAACAGAGAGATACTGACAGTCTGCTATAGAACAGtttaacagagagagactgacagtctGCTAGAGAACAGtttaacagagagagactgacagtctGCTAGAGAACAGtttaacagagagagactgacagtctGCTGTAACAGtttaacagagagagactgacagtctGCTATAGAACAGTTTAACAGAGAGAGACTAACAGTCTGCTATAGAACAGTTTAACAGAGAGAGACTAACAGTCTGCTATAGAACAGTTtagcagagagagactgacagtctGCTATAGAACAGTTTAACAGAGAGAGACTAACAGTCTGCTATAGAACAGtttaacagagagagactgacagtctACTGTTGCACAGtttaacagagagagactgacctggTCTAGACACTGGCTCCTGAGGTATCGAAGGGCCTGCTGCAGGCTGAGGGGGAGGGGCTGACCAGAGCGCTGGACGTGAACAATCAGAGGAACACCAAAGACGTTCTTGTCCTTGTAGTCTGGAACCTTCATCCTCTTCATGAACTTTGGAACTGACctgacagagagacaacacagggTGAGTCCCATgtctactcacacacacaggaatagGGTGCAGCCTTGACAAGCTTAGGTTGATTGatttgttgattgattgattgattgattgatagtgcACACCAGGTCCATCCGTGTTTGTTGGACATGGAGTATTTCTCCATGATGGCAGTGAGGCGGAGGAGAGAGAACTTCTGCAGCAGGCTGAGCTGGCCTGCTGATTGGTTGGTGATCTGGAGCGAGGCCACTGAGTGGCTGAGCCGGTTGGACATCTGGAAGCTGGGCCATCGCAGACtaatgccagagagagagagaaggaggacaaCAGTTAAtatacgttccaaatggcaccctattccctatatagcacactacttttgatcatATTCCTAAAGGGAAAGTATGCAGGGAAAAGGTGCACAATCTTGGGAATagagagccatttgggatgcaacctttgACAATGATGTCAAGACTTCACCTCTAAAAGACAGACGTTTTGAGTAAGTGTTTAGCACTATCAGTATGGAAATAAGGACTTCTACAAGGAACTAAACACTGAGATGTTAATAACCATTTGAGGACTATGATTCTTACCGGTTGGGTCTGGTTAGCGATGCTCCCACTCCtgagtccctcctctctctgtgtcctgtaCAGTGAGTCTCAATGAGGGACAcacggtctctgtccctgtcactgGCTGTGCTCTGTCCCTCCAGAACAGATGTTCCCTCAAAGTCCAGCGTGATCTGGCTGGAAGACTGCATACCTGCAGGCTGGGTCCCCTGTCCGTCCAGGCCTGCAGAGGGCAGCATGTTCTTGGACCAGCGGTCCACTATCTGCTGCAGGCCGTTGACGTGCTGCAAGATGTCGTCCAGGTGGGGGAACAGGTCTTCCTTCTCTAGGTCCAGCAGGTCTCCAGTAGAGGCATAGAGGTGAGACCCAGGGACGTTGTCGTACACACTCATCCTACTGCCCCGTGGGCAGAACTGGGTGGCCGGGCGGGGGTGGAACTCCCTATGGTTAGAGTTAGGTCGGGGGTTGGGGTTGGACTGGGGCTCCAGGGGATTGAGGCTGCCGCTGTGCCAGGGGACGGAGGCCCCCAGGGTGGGGGAGAGGCTCTCTATGGACAGGGCCTTGGGAAAGGTGCCAGGCTTGTGGTCTTTGGGTATGTGGACCACCAGGTCCTCGTAGGAGCGGAACTCGTTATGCCGGTTGTGTTCGGCCACGCCACTGATCCGCTGCAGGCTGGAGAACACGGCCAAGTCCTCCAGATACATGCCACTGCGCTTGGCGTCAGACCGGTCCGTCCGCTGGGAGTGGGGCTTCCTCTCCTTCAGACTGAGGGAGGAGACGGTGCTGCCGCTGGAGTGGCTGCCCTCGCTGCTGGAGGGGCACTGGGGGGTTAGCCCTAGGATTGGTCCCCCAGTGGGTTCCTCCGCCCTCGACCCGTCCCCATTGGTGATCTCCACACAGCGCATCGTCTTCAGGGCCTGCGGCTCCATCTGCAGTACCGGAGCGCTGATAACCAGCATCTTGCTCCTCCCCCTATCCAACGTGCCCCGGGAACGTAGCGTTTCCATGTGGCGCAGGAAGTCCTTGGCTCGGGTCCGTCCGTCGCGGTTGTTTTTGGTGGGCAACGAGCCGTAATAGGGGAGGTGCTTAGGGAGGTGTGGCAGGGTAAGGGAGTTGGAGTCAGGTTCAGGCATGGCTGCAGAGTCAGAGTAGTTCCGGTTAGAGCAGTCTGAGTCCTCTGTGCTCACAGCCTGGTGGCCACTCCCCCCGCTGCTCTCACTGTGGAGAGATGAGACCTCTGGTTCGCTGAGGTCAGTTAGAACACTCTCGCTACTGGTAGTGTTCCGCAGGCCCCGGCCCTCCCCCTCCCTGGGACTCCGCCCCTCCCCCTTTAGTCTGGACCAGCGGCGGCTCGTCCACTCAAACGTCCATCTGTCACTGATGGCAAGCAGGTCCTCCTCATCAGAGTCTTCACTCTGAATACACAGGAAGACAACACAAAATCAATTATCAACACATGATCACCTAGTCAGGTAGAAATCTAAACCAGTTAACAGTTACATAAACACACTCATCCGAGTCGTCACTGTGGACACACAGGAAGAGAGAAGACACATAGCACTGCCAGTACACTGTTATCAACACATGGTGACAAGACACAATCTGAATGATTGGTTGTAGTTATACGCTGATGGGAAAGCTAGATATTATGAGATCTGTGAGGGAGTAGCATCACAGcctgtctgtatctctatctgTTCCAGGAAGGAGAGACAAATGTCATCTGTGTTTTCCTGACAGTTAACAGCGGAGCCAGAGGATGTGTCTGTTCAGTTATAATCACATTACAGTTCTATACATCGATCACATAATCATGATGATATAACCTCCTAATCTGGTTTTTCCAGCCATAAATAAACCAATCTGAAATGTCCTGAAGCCTAGAGGGACTTCCCTCCACACTGAAGGAAGTTGAAACAACAGAGGTgatggttgcgtcccaaatggcaccctattccttatagtaaACTACATGTGACCAGGgctaatagggctctggttaaaagtagtgcacactTTAGGGAATACGACAATGGACACATCTCACATATCACAGGATCTGGgttagagggatggaaggaaagagggatggaaggatagagGGGTAAGTGGAGGAGGAGTTTTATGTTGTTACAGGACTACTACTTGGCCGATGTCCTCAGTAATTATTACCATAATACCTTACAGGTATACATAATAGCCTGCATTGACTAAAGCTGTTATACAATATCACTGTGCAACTGAACAGGATCATAACGGTCATCATATagaataatattataataataattaaaacctCTGCTTACCTTTTTCTTAGGAAGGTTGACATCTAGTTTCATAGAGGCACACTTGTTCAAGGTGTTGAGTCGTCTGGAAGAGAAACAAGCCAGATGGATGTAAACAATAACAATCTCAGAGATCATCCTTCTCTCCGAGAGAAGTCACCAGGAATAGACACAGTCAGTTGTTCAGTCCAGGAGTTAAATGACTGTGGGTCTGACAACTACCCAGCCAGGGCAGCACAAACCTAATCATGCCTGCTAACTGTGGCTAATAACTTAATGTTAATGGACAGATGCTCTCTggcctctctcgctctatctccctGCCAGTCCGTCTGCTTCTGgcttctctctccctgacaggGACCTAATTGGTGAAGACTGCTGAGGCGCTGTGGTTCACAGAGATTCTCCATCAGCAGCTAATGGACTAGTCTCTGCTGCTTctccagctacacacagacttcATGTCCCTGCTCCTTCTTAgtcactctctccttctttccagTAGGATTTTAAAAACCCACAGAAAACTAAGTCCCTGTTGGTATTTTCTTGGCTGtgccttttggaaggtgaaccttcgccccagtctgaggtcctgagcgctctggagcaggttttcatcaaggatctctctgtactttactccgttcatctttcccttgatcctgactagtctcccagtccctgccgctgaaaaaatgctgccaccaccatgcttcactgtagggatggtgccaagtttcctccagacatgacacttggcattcaggccaaagagttcaatcttgttttcatcagaccagagaatcttgtttctcatggcctgaatCCTTTAGgtcccttttggcaaactccaagtgggctgtcatgtgctttttactgaggagtggcttccgtctggccactctaccataaaggcctgactggtggagtgctgcagagatggttgtccttctggaaggttttcctatCTCCTCAGAGggaatctggagctctgtcagagtgggcaCCTCCCtaactaaggcccttctcccgattgctcagtttggaggGGCGGaaagctctaggaagattcttggttgttccaaacttcttccatttaagaatgatggaggccactgtgttgggtaccttcaatgctgcataatgttttgggtacccttccccagatctgtgcctcgacacaatcctgtctcggagctctacaaaaaattccttcgatctcatggcttggtttttactctgacatgcactgtcaactgttggaccttatatagacagactggtgtgtgcctttccaaataatatcTAATTAATTGAATgaaccacatgtggactccagtcaagttgtagaaacatctcaaagatgattagtggaaacaggatgcacctgagctcaatttcgagtctcatagcaaagggtctgaatacatacagtatgtaaataaggtatttcgtatttttatttgtaatacattttcaaataattctgaacctgttttcgctttgtcattatggggtattgtgtgtagattgatgaggaaaacaatatattcaattcattttagaataagactaacgtaacaaaatgtggaaaaattcaaagggtctgaatagtttccgaatgcactgtatgtgtttttggttgttgagtcaattagagaTTGCCCATTTCAAGTTTATCTTTCCATAAAAGACAAAGTGATTTCACAATATTTTAGTTAGCTGGTTAACACATTGATCTTACTTTGCAGTACACTCCTCTGGTCTGCTCGGTTTGATAATCTATTATGCTGTTGTTTTCTTATGGTGGCTGTGTAACGTTAGTGTGAGGTTTCTGTGACGTCTGTCTAGTGAAGGACTGCTAGATGCGTGAGTTGCTTGTTGCTCACAGTGATTATCACTCTGTCGGTTTAAGCGGTGTAGATCCATTTCACTTCCCTGAGGCTCAAACACTCAGCTCTCTCTGGTGTTACCTTACTGACTGGCATACAAACTCACACAGTCAACGTCAACTAAATGTATGGAAGCAGTATGGAAAATCCAACCAGGTTTAATCCACTCACCTGCAGAGAGGTTCCACCAGGTCGTTGTCCAGAAAGTCATGGTCTTTCTTCACAGGAGAGATGTCGATGGGGAACTGAGAGTCTGAGGAGGAGGAAACAGATTAACAGATTAAATACT
Encoded proteins:
- the LOC139382321 gene encoding stAR-related lipid transfer protein 13-like isoform X3 — encoded protein: MTTKRKSMKLKLRRCFSETLRDSTSKAWDLLWKNVRERRLAELEAKEACDWLRAAGFPQYAQLFEDSQFPIDISPVKKDHDFLDNDLVEPLCRRLNTLNKCASMKLDVNLPKKKSEDSDEEDLLAISDRWTFEWTSRRWSRLKGEGRSPREGEGRGLRNTTSSESVLTDLSEPEVSSLHSESSGGSGHQAVSTEDSDCSNRNYSDSAAMPEPDSNSLTLPHLPKHLPYYGSLPTKNNRDGRTRAKDFLRHMETLRSRGTLDRGRSKMLVISAPVLQMEPQALKTMRCVEITNGDGSRAEEPTGGPILGLTPQCPSSSEGSHSSGSTVSSLSLKERKPHSQRTDRSDAKRSGMYLEDLAVFSSLQRISGVAEHNRHNEFRSYEDLVVHIPKDHKPGTFPKALSIESLSPTLGASVPWHSGSLNPLEPQSNPNPRPNSNHREFHPRPATQFCPRGSRMSVYDNVPGSHLYASTGDLLDLEKEDLFPHLDDILQHVNGLQQIVDRWSKNMLPSAGLDGQGTQPAGMQSSSQITLDFEGTSVLEGQSTASDRDRDRVSLIETHCTGHRERRDSGVGASLTRPNRLRWPSFQMSNRLSHSVASLQITNQSAGQLSLLQKFSLLRLTAIMEKYSMSNKHGWTWSVPKFMKRMKVPDYKDKNVFGVPLIVHVQRSGQPLPLSLQQALRYLRSQCLDQVGLFRKSGVKSRIQALRQMNESSPDDVSYEDQSAYDVADMVKQFFRDLPEPLLTSKLGETFLHIYQYVPKDQRLQAVQAAIMLMSDENREVLQMLLCFLSDVTSSVEENQMTPMNIAVCLAPSLFHLNILKKDNLSPRAMQRKYTTGRPDQKDLNENLSATQGLAHMIIECNRLFEIPHEMVTQSRNSYAEADLHAPTLEELCRQQEEDDASYQTEARPCQTHSETRPQNLYQSYVESRLQELLKEAREKAKGWVSCTSSDNTELYCKKVGDGNPLRRWRVAVEVEAPPSVVLNRVLRERHLWDVDLLQWKVAETLDRHAEVFHYVLNRMPPHPSRDFLVLRSWRTDLPKGTCALVCVSVEHEDCPRVGGVRAVVLESNYLLEPCGSGKSRLTHICRVDFKGRSPEWYNKAFGHLCAAEAARIRNSFQPISTEGPETKI
- the LOC139382321 gene encoding stAR-related lipid transfer protein 13-like isoform X1, which gives rise to MNTALMFTLKVRQSLAMSASPGRTFSPQTQPTAQTQIQIQTQPQTLTHQSSSDCAPESSHDDDSSTESSEDVCLPGPLSLELSKLELDNQDAPQQDREAGCEYNSTGAPGIEGDLAVSTGGPGGPAESGFDVSPPDPLDLDQIVCPAGLISEPGSVTSPSPDDANNNGLDLHSSSSGAAEDHCLASNVPSPRIEGDVDVLAPRIEENLEVEDSNRRVESGHTLDANLSGQLEDMELGHTSPRQTETDMELGNTSPRQTETDMELGHTSPRQTETDRELEEESPRWTEADSQPEDYSEGPVENRQVPTDLEHTEDNHVSVPLVPTENGHIPTLLVQSETEVCHVTISVVQSEAFSSIPSLVVSVDNNMDPFTHPSLTLALFEGPLAGLGLCDHPCIIKHKPSSITFSDFTCSPSTCHSSTGHSVFIKNSSDCREPSSEKDDEGDDEDGDDEDTFPELLQSREFLVSRRRRSSSRDKVVKERGSMSPQAEAPVSSTTNSTASSHLSSSSKNQNHSGCEAETETSSTEESPLVQPQTPWCESMSQLMRKLDQLNLDIEEALSASSSPSDTPCTARRQQYGAVSGTAVNQSLNEEDSTLLQRGEPDTEECLRQNQHKTLASSSSAEGTRARTKKTVMCSKMTNAGAELEAKEACDWLRAAGFPQYAQLFEDSQFPIDISPVKKDHDFLDNDLVEPLCRRLNTLNKCASMKLDVNLPKKKSEDSDEEDLLAISDRWTFEWTSRRWSRLKGEGRSPREGEGRGLRNTTSSESVLTDLSEPEVSSLHSESSGGSGHQAVSTEDSDCSNRNYSDSAAMPEPDSNSLTLPHLPKHLPYYGSLPTKNNRDGRTRAKDFLRHMETLRSRGTLDRGRSKMLVISAPVLQMEPQALKTMRCVEITNGDGSRAEEPTGGPILGLTPQCPSSSEGSHSSGSTVSSLSLKERKPHSQRTDRSDAKRSGMYLEDLAVFSSLQRISGVAEHNRHNEFRSYEDLVVHIPKDHKPGTFPKALSIESLSPTLGASVPWHSGSLNPLEPQSNPNPRPNSNHREFHPRPATQFCPRGSRMSVYDNVPGSHLYASTGDLLDLEKEDLFPHLDDILQHVNGLQQIVDRWSKNMLPSAGLDGQGTQPAGMQSSSQITLDFEGTSVLEGQSTASDRDRDRVSLIETHCTGHRERRDSGVGASLTRPNRLRWPSFQMSNRLSHSVASLQITNQSAGQLSLLQKFSLLRLTAIMEKYSMSNKHGWTWSVPKFMKRMKVPDYKDKNVFGVPLIVHVQRSGQPLPLSLQQALRYLRSQCLDQVGLFRKSGVKSRIQALRQMNESSPDDVSYEDQSAYDVADMVKQFFRDLPEPLLTSKLGETFLHIYQYVPKDQRLQAVQAAIMLMSDENREVLQMLLCFLSDVTSSVEENQMTPMNIAVCLAPSLFHLNILKKDNLSPRAMQRKYTTGRPDQKDLNENLSATQGLAHMIIECNRLFEIPHEMVTQSRNSYAEADLHAPTLEELCRQQEEDDASYQTEARPCQTHSETRPQNLYQSYVESRLQELLKEAREKAKGWVSCTSSDNTELYCKKVGDGNPLRRWRVAVEVEAPPSVVLNRVLRERHLWDVDLLQWKVAETLDRHAEVFHYVLNRMPPHPSRDFLVLRSWRTDLPKGTCALVCVSVEHEDCPRVGGVRAVVLESNYLLEPCGSGKSRLTHICRVDFKGRSPEWYNKAFGHLCAAEAARIRNSFQPISTEGPETKI
- the LOC139382321 gene encoding stAR-related lipid transfer protein 13-like isoform X2, which translates into the protein MYRDLSDSHSESQGPGSESLGSSMSQDSQDCLGSMTQESQDIYLRMDHHRRRSGYRLGRIIARQQLLWRIAGELEAKEACDWLRAAGFPQYAQLFEDSQFPIDISPVKKDHDFLDNDLVEPLCRRLNTLNKCASMKLDVNLPKKKSEDSDEEDLLAISDRWTFEWTSRRWSRLKGEGRSPREGEGRGLRNTTSSESVLTDLSEPEVSSLHSESSGGSGHQAVSTEDSDCSNRNYSDSAAMPEPDSNSLTLPHLPKHLPYYGSLPTKNNRDGRTRAKDFLRHMETLRSRGTLDRGRSKMLVISAPVLQMEPQALKTMRCVEITNGDGSRAEEPTGGPILGLTPQCPSSSEGSHSSGSTVSSLSLKERKPHSQRTDRSDAKRSGMYLEDLAVFSSLQRISGVAEHNRHNEFRSYEDLVVHIPKDHKPGTFPKALSIESLSPTLGASVPWHSGSLNPLEPQSNPNPRPNSNHREFHPRPATQFCPRGSRMSVYDNVPGSHLYASTGDLLDLEKEDLFPHLDDILQHVNGLQQIVDRWSKNMLPSAGLDGQGTQPAGMQSSSQITLDFEGTSVLEGQSTASDRDRDRVSLIETHCTGHRERRDSGVGASLTRPNRLRWPSFQMSNRLSHSVASLQITNQSAGQLSLLQKFSLLRLTAIMEKYSMSNKHGWTWSVPKFMKRMKVPDYKDKNVFGVPLIVHVQRSGQPLPLSLQQALRYLRSQCLDQVGLFRKSGVKSRIQALRQMNESSPDDVSYEDQSAYDVADMVKQFFRDLPEPLLTSKLGETFLHIYQYVPKDQRLQAVQAAIMLMSDENREVLQMLLCFLSDVTSSVEENQMTPMNIAVCLAPSLFHLNILKKDNLSPRAMQRKYTTGRPDQKDLNENLSATQGLAHMIIECNRLFEIPHEMVTQSRNSYAEADLHAPTLEELCRQQEEDDASYQTEARPCQTHSETRPQNLYQSYVESRLQELLKEAREKAKGWVSCTSSDNTELYCKKVGDGNPLRRWRVAVEVEAPPSVVLNRVLRERHLWDVDLLQWKVAETLDRHAEVFHYVLNRMPPHPSRDFLVLRSWRTDLPKGTCALVCVSVEHEDCPRVGGVRAVVLESNYLLEPCGSGKSRLTHICRVDFKGRSPEWYNKAFGHLCAAEAARIRNSFQPISTEGPETKI